One genomic segment of Vulpes vulpes isolate BD-2025 chromosome 2, VulVul3, whole genome shotgun sequence includes these proteins:
- the LOC140597800 gene encoding uncharacterized protein isoform X2, giving the protein MAPAPAPPPPPRLASPRLASPRRRGTPSLPPPNFSAPRPRRPPPPPPPPPPRQAPRRGRPWAGPGPGPGPARRAPRAPRAPFPPPAAPALRASLLLPADSSGAGLLPGPRSPAPGRHRGSHLGPGGAAPGGAGAGLRRGGRASGRTARGGGAGRGARGGAALPPAAARAGTLSGPGWGRAHPPGPTGLTTTWRLQRREGGRGEAFGIPQSCLKPASPNSGRCSGRRRLLGIQPPSIPDPKFFSYCPLSWRSNSTTLPSFPLFLSHSRQGPLVAESLKSLQKDV; this is encoded by the exons atggccccggcccccgcgccgccgccgccgcctcgcctcgcctcgcctcgcctcgcctcgcctcgccgcCGCGGGACGCCCAGCCTCCCGCCGCCAAACTTCTCCGCGCCGCGGCcgcgccggcccccgcccccgcccccgcccccgcccccgcgccagGCTCCGCGGCGAGGGCGCCCTTGGgctggccccggccccggccccggccccgctcgccgcgctccccgcgctccccgcgctcccttcccgccccccgcggcccccgctcTGCGCGCGAGTCTCCTCCTCCCCGCGGACTCCTCGGGGGCGGGGCTGCTCCCGGGACCGCGGTCCCCAGCCCCCGGGCGCCACCGCGGGAGCCACCTCGGTCCGGGCGGCGCGgccccgggaggggcgggggccgggctgcggcggggcgggcgggcgagTGGCCGCAccgcccggggtgggggcgcggggcgcggggcgcggggcggtgCTGCGCTCCCGCCGGCTGCAGCCCGGGCCGGGACGCTCTCGGGGCCCGGATGGGGCCGTGCCCACCCGCCAGGACCCACCGGGTTAACGACCACTTGGAGACTGCAGCGGCGTGAAGGAGGCAGGGGCGAGGCTTTCG GAATCCCCCAGTCTTGTTTGAAGCCTGCAAGTCCAAACAGCGGACGCTGCTCAGGGAGGAGACGGCTGCTTGGAATCCAACCACCCTCCATCCCGGATCCTAAATTCTTCTCTTATTGCCCGCTGTCTTGGAGATCAAACAGCACAACgctgccttcctttcctctcttcctttctcactccCGCCAGGGCCCCCTTGTTGCCGAGTCACTTAAATCATTACAGAAAGATGTCTAG
- the LOC140597800 gene encoding uncharacterized protein isoform X1, giving the protein MAPAPAPPPPPRLASPRLASPRRRGTPSLPPPNFSAPRPRRPPPPPPPPPPRQAPRRGRPWAGPGPGPGPARRAPRAPRAPFPPPAAPALRASLLLPADSSGAGLLPGPRSPAPGRHRGSHLGPGGAAPGGAGAGLRRGGRASGRTARGGGAGRGARGGAALPPAAARAGTLSGPGWGRAHPPGPTGLTTTWRLQRREGGRGEAFGPETPSNSGMGEVRDGRRGPQIFNLVLPTRELCDSALAAFDLGDRGKPRKPPKAERGGIPQSCLKPASPNSGRCSGRRRLLGIQPPSIPDPKFFSYCPLSWRSNSTTLPSFPLFLSHSRQGPLVAESLKSLQKDV; this is encoded by the exons atggccccggcccccgcgccgccgccgccgcctcgcctcgcctcgcctcgcctcgcctcgcctcgccgcCGCGGGACGCCCAGCCTCCCGCCGCCAAACTTCTCCGCGCCGCGGCcgcgccggcccccgcccccgcccccgcccccgcccccgcgccagGCTCCGCGGCGAGGGCGCCCTTGGgctggccccggccccggccccggccccgctcgccgcgctccccgcgctccccgcgctcccttcccgccccccgcggcccccgctcTGCGCGCGAGTCTCCTCCTCCCCGCGGACTCCTCGGGGGCGGGGCTGCTCCCGGGACCGCGGTCCCCAGCCCCCGGGCGCCACCGCGGGAGCCACCTCGGTCCGGGCGGCGCGgccccgggaggggcgggggccgggctgcggcggggcgggcgggcgagTGGCCGCAccgcccggggtgggggcgcggggcgcggggcgcggggcggtgCTGCGCTCCCGCCGGCTGCAGCCCGGGCCGGGACGCTCTCGGGGCCCGGATGGGGCCGTGCCCACCCGCCAGGACCCACCGGGTTAACGACCACTTGGAGACTGCAGCGGCGTGAAGGAGGCAGGGGCGAGGCTTTCG GTCCAGAGACGCCCAGTAATTCGGGGATGGGAGAAGTCAGAGATGGCCGGCGGGGACCCCAAATCTTCAATCTTGTCCTCCCTACAAGAGAGCTCTGTGACAGTGCCCTGGCTGCATTTGACCTGGGTGACAGAGGCAAGCCCAGAAAACCGCCCAAAGCGGAGAGGGGAG GAATCCCCCAGTCTTGTTTGAAGCCTGCAAGTCCAAACAGCGGACGCTGCTCAGGGAGGAGACGGCTGCTTGGAATCCAACCACCCTCCATCCCGGATCCTAAATTCTTCTCTTATTGCCCGCTGTCTTGGAGATCAAACAGCACAACgctgccttcctttcctctcttcctttctcactccCGCCAGGGCCCCCTTGTTGCCGAGTCACTTAAATCATTACAGAAAGATGTCTAG